A window of the Hevea brasiliensis isolate MT/VB/25A 57/8 chromosome 6, ASM3005281v1, whole genome shotgun sequence genome harbors these coding sequences:
- the LOC110645740 gene encoding auxin-responsive protein IAA26, which translates to MEGCSKITEACPQLLDLIPREREWLVKRADERSSEEKKLELRLGPPGEEWSLRENAKNADDRERDESLLSLGYFSNGNQHTRKFSSPENLQPGSVWFNQQLSQQAKATPFLQFPSKTVTTRQSLPVMAKESSQPCCTKVVVDLQQSAEKKAFSPPAPANTAVVPSSSQKRTAPGSVVGWPPIRSSRKNLASSSSSKPVTDSQNESPNKKVASEKPVETCKKGMFVKINMDGVPIGRKVDLTAYDSYEKLSTVVDELFRGLLTAQRDSSAGGIMSEQEEEKAFMGVLDGSGEYTLVYEDNEGDRMLVGDVPWHMFVSMVKRLRVLKSSEVSALSLGSSKQGKESTDEMRRKNFAVKILF; encoded by the exons ATGGAGGGTTGTTCAAAGATTACTGAGGCATGTCCTCAGTTACTGGATTTGATTCCAAGAGAAAGGGAATGGCTAGTTAAAAGAGCTGATGAAAGATCCTCAGaggagaagaagcttgaactaagGCTTGGTCCACCTGGTGAAGAATGGTCTCTTCGCGAGAACGCTAAAAACGCAGATGATAGAGAAAGAGATgaatctcttctctctcttgGGTACTTCTCCAATGGAAACCAACATACCCGCAAATTTTCTTCACCTGAAAACCTACAGCCTGGTTCTGTATGGTTCAATCAACAACTATCACAACAAGCGAAGGCTACTCCATTTCTCCAGTTTCCATCAAAAACAGTAACAACACGACAGAGCCTGCCTGTAATGGCAAAGGAATCCTCACAGCCCTGTTGCACTAAAGTGGTTGTAGACTTGCAGCAGAGCGCAGAAAAGAAGGCGTTTTCACCGCCAGCTCCTGCAAATACAGCTGTTGTGCCCAGCAGCTCTCAGAAAAG AACTGCTCCTGGTTCAGTTGTGGGTTGGCCTCCAATTCGTTCATCCAGGAAGAATCTTGCAAGCAGCAGCTCGTCAAAACCTGTTACTGACTCACAAAATGAAAGCCCAAACAAGAAGGTTGCTAGTGAAAAACCAGTTGAAACTTGCAAAAAAGGGATGTTTGTAAAGATCAATATGGATGGTGTTCCCATTGGAAGGAAAGTAGATCTTACAGCCTATGACAGCTATGAGAAACTGTCCACTGTTGTTGATGAACTCTTCAGAGGCCTCCTAACAG CTCAAAGAGATTCCTCTGCTGGTGGAATCATGAGTGAGCAAGAGGAAGAGAAAGCGTTTATGGGCGTATTGGATGGAAGTGGGGAATATACCCTTGTTTATGAGGATAATGAAGGAGACAGGATGCTTGTTGGGGATGTGCCATGGCA CATGTTTGTGTCAATGGTGAAGAGGCTTCGTGTATTGAAGAGCTCTGAGGTTTCTGCGCTGAGCC TTGGAAGCAGCAAGCAAGGCAAGGAAAGTACTGATGAAATGAGAAGGAAGAATTTTGCTGTGAAGAttctcttttaa
- the LOC110645727 gene encoding hexokinase-2, whose amino-acid sequence MEKKVVLAVVCAAAVAGTVTAAIGVNRKMGKDGRWARAIEIVKEMEEKCATPIGKLKQVADAMVVEMHAGLASEGGSKLKMLISYVDNLPTGDENGLFYALDLGGTNFRVLRMQLGQEDGRIVNQEFAEVPIPPNLMTGTSDALFDYIAAELAKFVSQEGEEFQLPPGKKRELGFTFSFPVTQTSIASGTLVRWTKGFSIDDAVGQDVVAELTKAMERQGVHMHVSALVNDTVGTLAGGKYFHKDVIAAVILGTGTNAAYVERAHAIPKWHGALPESGEMVINMEWGNFRSSHLPLTEYDLELDVESLNPGEQIFEKIISGMYLGEIVRRVLLKMAEEAAFFSETVPAKLKVPFILRTPDMSAMHHDTSSDLKVVGNKLKDILEISNSSLKTRKVVVELCNIVATRGARLAAAGILGILKKMGKDKVKVGDKQRTMIALDGGLYEHYSEYSKCMENTLNELLGEEVSKSIEIVHSNDGSGIGAALLAASHSQYR is encoded by the exons atGGAGAAGAAGGTGGTCTTGGCTGTGGTGTGTGCCGCCGCTGTGGCTGGGACTGTTACGGCAGCGATCGGCGTCAATCGAAAAATGGGGAAGGATGGTAGATGGGCCAGAGCAATTGAAATAGTCAAAGAGATGGAGGAGAAATGTGCCACCCCTATTGGAAAGCTGAAGCAGGTTGCTGATGCCATGGTTGTGGAGATGCATGCTGGTCTTGCCTCTGAAGGTGGAAGCAAGCTTAAGATGCTCATCAGCTATGTCGATAATTTGCCTACCGG TGATGAGAATGGATTGTTTTATGCATTGGATCTTGGGGGAACAAACTTCCGTGTATTGCGGATGCAACTTGGGCAGGAGGATGGTCGTATTGTTAATCAAGAATTTGCAGAGGTGCCTATTCCTCCTAATTTGATGACTGGGACTTCTGAT GCACTGTTCGACTATATTGCAGCAGAACTTGCAAAATTTGTATCTCAAGAAGGTGAAGAGTTTCAACTTCCTCCTGGTAAAAAGAGGGAATTGGGTTTCACATTCTCATTCCCTGTTACGCAAACATCCATTGCTTCTGGGACTCTTGTTAGGTGGACAAAAGGCTTCTCAATAGATGATGCA GTCGGCCAAGATGTCGTAGCGGAATTAACCAAAGCTATGGAAAGGCAGGGTGTTCATATGCACGTGTCAGCTCTG GTCAATGATACAGTTGGAACCCTAGCTGGAGGCAAATACTTCCACAAGGATGTTATTGCTGCCGTGATTTTAGGTACTGGGACAAATGCTGCTTATGTGGAACGTGCACATGCAATACCAAAATGGCATGGTGCCCTACCTGAATCTGGCGAGATG GTTATCAATATGGAGTGGGGTAACTTTAGGTCGTCACATCTTCCACTAACTGAGTATGACCTTGAGTTGGATGTTGAAAGTTTAAATCCTGGTGAACAG ATCTTTGAGAAGATAATTTCTGGCATGTACTTGGGAGAAATTGTACGCAGAGTTCTACTAAAGATGGCTGAAGAAGCTGCTTTTTTCAGTGAAACTGTTCCTGCAAAACTTAAAGTTCCTTTTATATTGAG AACACCGGATATGTCAGCAATGCATCATGATACATCCTCTGATCTTAAAGTGGTGGGAAATAAATTGAAGGATATTTTAGAG atatcCAACTCGTCACTGAAAACAAGAAAAGTTGTTGTTGAGCTCTGCAACATTGTTGCCACCCGTGGAGCACGACTGGCAGCAGCAGGAATTTTGGGGATCCTAAAGAAAATGGGGAAGGATAAAGTCAAAGTGGGGGATAAACAGAGGACAATGATAGCCTTGGATGGTGGATTGTATGAGCACTATAGTGAATATAGCAAGTGCATGGAGAATACTCTTAATGAATTGCTTGGAGAAGAAGTGTCAAAAAGCATTGAGATTGTGCACTCTAATGATGGATCTGGAATTGGAGCTGCTCTACTTGCTGCCTCGCATTCACAGTATCGTTGA